In a single window of the bacterium genome:
- a CDS encoding NINE protein, giving the protein SFGAHKFYFGNPGLGVLYLLFFWTAIPAIIGIIEGIIILTMSQADFDAKFGRI; this is encoded by the coding sequence AGTTTTGGTGCGCATAAGTTTTATTTTGGCAATCCCGGTTTAGGCGTTTTGTACCTGCTGTTTTTCTGGACCGCCATACCAGCCATCATCGGAATTATTGAAGGGATTATCATATTGACGATGTCCCAAGCCGACTTCGATGCGAAATTCGGTCGCATTTGA